AGTTCCCCGCTGACAATAAGGACAGGAGTGACACTGGCCAAATTGGAATCGACCAGGACAAAGTACTTGCCATTGCTACTCTAAATTCAGGGAACACCTTTTGTTACAATAaggtaacaaagtggcatttttcCCCACACTTGGCCACCATTTAGGTACAGTTAGATCATTTTAAATGAGGTGATGGGGATTAAGAATGTTGATAGTTTCACGTCgagcaatgtactgtaactgattTGTTGGTTAAGGTTTAAAGGTTCATACATAATTTAAAAGTTAGAaagaactgtatacagtaggttgagGGGCAAGATAagagtaaataataaatatttttatatggaAACATTGTATGAGTGTTTCCTAATATCTATTTTGGAACTCTTAATTCCTTGAATTTTGAAGGTTTTTATAACTATTTTATAACATGCTCAAACTATAGGGAAATTACTGcatgatttattttataatatcaTAAATATCAGACAGCATGAGTAACGCATAAATTCTTCAACTCACTGATATAGTATTCTTAATAATTATCCCTTTCAACACCATATTTCAGTAAAACAATGCCGTAATTTAGGCTATTTTTACTATTACTTGttatgaaatgtacagtacacaaaatacattttatacgcTTGATATAATGTGTTCAAAATAAGATCAAAATAAGTCACTTTTTTCACTCTGAAGGAGCACTATTGTCAAGTTGACATGCAGCATgcgcagcatgtacagtaggtcatgTCATGTTATGAACTATTTCtatatttctatttctatatTACAGCTCTCCTTCATTTCAATTGCTCAATATTATGCTGTTGAAGAAccactaaaatacaaaaataaatcactggTCATGTTACACTTTACATGGTTGTTATTATTTGGAATGTTTCAGTTTTTGGGTTGATGTTTCTATAAGAATTTATATTGTtgtggttaaaataaaaaatatctatTCATGATATTTACAGAATATATAATCTTTGATTTACTGTGATACAATCTGTTGAAAAGATTCATTAAAAATTCATATGGAACAAGCAAAGTATTTGTGAGTGGCAGCAGTTAAAtcttggttgttgtttttttataatgttcATGCATAATGGCATAATAGATGTTTGTTCACCAATGGGGAATACTGTAGTTCCATAAGGGAAAGAGATGGTGATGCTACAGTATGGATCACCAGTAATTACTGACAAAACACTAGTTTACACTGCTGGGATTTTTGGAGGACAATCAGTATATAAAACGCCACATACAAATTGTCAGGTTATAGTGACACCAGACATCTGAACAAGGTAAGCTTATGACGACTATATAATCCTTGCATCTCAAAagaatttttaaatttcatttggtcaatgttgatttttttttatttatctgcaAATTGCACTACAAAACCTCAAGagtaaaaagtacattttacattgttgTTGTAAGCTTTTTACACTGAACATGCTGTAGTAATTGAGAAAAATTCACTATAAGAGATTCCTTGCCAAATTTAAGGTCTTGAAATAAACAATTTCTCATGTTTAATTCTGCAAATGTATGGATATATACGTCTTTTAATTAAGATCATTTTAAACAGTTTAGAAAGATTTTTAAGATGTATTTTTACTTTCACTTCTAAAGCTGTACTTGTTGTATTAATAATAGTTAAtataataaggaacaagtaataggcttattGCATGCTGTAAAGAGATGAAAGAAAGCACAATGttccagctgtggagccttcaataaacctattgttcctttgcagcttatgcatgctgacgcagctacccacctgaactacattaatataataattatgtTTCATGGCTAATTTTTCCATAGATGCTGCCACAACAATTTCTGCTAATCAAAAGTTTCTTTAGTCATGTCTATTGAGATTGGCACAGGAGTCCTGTAAGCAACAAGAAACAAATCACTGGCACCATAGTATTTtagaagaaaatacatttattccaTTACgtcaaaatgaaaaagaacacgTAGATTTTACAGCCAAGAAAGACTGCTTCAGTGTAtgtgatttcaaaataacagaATGAACATAATGTGGTAGAGTAACAGGTTACAAATCcagctgtttcatttttaattattagagATACAGTCAGTTGTGACATTGACAAAATTCCATTTGAAATCTTACCTGAAATACTAaagtatgaaaaataaagagtAACCACATACTTTAATGTTATATTGGTCtttttttacaggaaattaACTTTTCTACAAGTcctgggatatacagtatagaatgaaCTTCATGGTGAATGTCACTGGAATAACTGGAAATACACACTTTTGTTTTGAGTCAGTGAACAAGTcatgtctgaaacatgtttatttgccTACTATACGTACTCCACTGTATTTCATCTTTGTAGCTATTATTGTCTTCACTGTTTTTGGAAATGTGTTTGTCATCATCTCCATTGCTCACTTCAGACAGCTTCACACACCAACTAATTTTCTCGTTCTCTCATTAGCGGTTGCTGACTTGTTATTAGGAGGATTTGTTATGCCTCCCAGTATGGTCCGATCACTTGAAACTTGCTGGTACTATGGAGACTTGTTTTGTAAAATCCATTCCAGCACAGATGTCATGTTATCTACTACTTCTATATTCCATCTCTCCTTCATTTCAATTGATCGATATTATGCTGTGTGTGAACCACTAAAATACAAAGCTAAAATCACTGTTTGTGTTGCAGTTTATATGGTTGTTATTAGTTGGAGTGTTTCAGCTGTTATTGGATTTGGAATGATCTTTCTAAAGTTAAATATAAAGGGGAAGGAATATGTCTACTATGAGAATGTATATTGTGTAGGGGGCTGTACTCTGATACAGACTGAAATATCTAGCCTGATTTGTTCCCTGCTGGCATTTTACATCCCTGGGTTTATTATGTTAGGAATCTATTTGAACATTTTCCTTGTAGCAAGGAGACAAGCCAGGGCAATTGAAGGCCTCGTATCCCAGAGTAAGAGCTCAGAACACAGCAAAACAATGACTTCAAgcaagacagaaagaaaagctGCGAAGGCTCTGGGAATAGTGATGGGGGTCTTTCTCTGCTGCTGGACGCCATATTTCTTGAGTGTCAACCTGGAtcctattttta
This genomic window from Lepisosteus oculatus isolate fLepOcu1 chromosome 2, fLepOcu1.hap2, whole genome shotgun sequence contains:
- the LOC102689448 gene encoding trace amine-associated receptor 1-like → MNFMVNVTGITGNTHFCFESVNKSCLKHVYLPTIRTPLYFIFVAIIVFTVFGNVFVIISIAHFRQLHTPTNFLVLSLAVADLLLGGFVMPPSMVRSLETCWYYGDLFCKIHSSTDVMLSTTSIFHLSFISIDRYYAVCEPLKYKAKITVCVAVYMVVISWSVSAVIGFGMIFLKLNIKGKEYVYYENVYCVGGCTLIQTEISSLICSLLAFYIPGFIMLGIYLNIFLVARRQARAIEGLVSQSKSSEHSKTMTSSKTERKAAKALGIVMGVFLCCWTPYFLSVNLDPIFNYSTPPVLFDSLAWLGYLNSTFNPLVYAFFYSWFRKALGMIVFGQIFQANSSRTKLTTD